In one Desulfonatronum sp. SC1 genomic region, the following are encoded:
- a CDS encoding ATP-binding protein, with amino-acid sequence MSEYLSPTSNMTDEIMAVFDSTPALLCVLDDEQRILFANRAMRDFLDMSVEDLHLGRACGAFGCIRAQEHPRGCGYGESCAVCELNNAMQSTLQTGISFQDIEFRTTLVSGEGHRDMVLLGATARLMVDNQSRLLLTLSDITDRHRMERNLRETQERFQTLFHASPNPLILTRMKDGEIIETNEAFMALSGFSRHEIQGKTTLGLNIWEHPEQRDMFLELLRKNGACSHFEASFRMKNQKRLTGLMFARMIHFHGEPHIFSAVQDISERVAAREQIQYQIDLQHLLMDLSLLFLNVPMDFLDEALQEALARVGAFSKTDRVYIFSYDYQQQTMRNTHEWSAPEIKPEINNLQNVSFDEAPNQVNHHRSGKPFYINDVSAMPETDPLRKHLADQDILSVLSLPLLNGQECIGFVGFDSVQRRREWSATEIKLFMVLAELLVNVIRRKRREEELKTARAEAERANIAKSRFLATMSHEIRTPMNGVVGMTELLLDTELNEEQSEYAQVIHASGEALLRLINDILDFSKIEADKLELEKVPFSLPEVLDATVNMLAVTAQTKGLHLGWQIHDDVSIALVGDPLRLRQILLNLCGNAVKFTEKGEVRIEVEEVQGEVHGSRFNGSTVEKTTDGVDVGAKNILPDGVAPNTTHTGDTTDPTVNREPLIREPNTLQFRFNVHDTGPGIPADKLQLLFQCFQQVDASTTRQFGGTGLGLAISKRLAEKMDGKIGVESTEGRGSTFWFTARFGKQPGSCASESPSRTMLREVRPPEQTEQIPQVQPGLRVLLVEDNPVNQLVARKMLQKIGIFPDTANNGQEAVVAVKKQVYDLVVMDIEMPIMDGLEATGKIRSQESEARSQSSDPQVSGFNPQPSHRRTPIIALTAHAVHGDRERFLAAGFDDYLTKPLRFEALHETVIKWMQPTSSSDGPLSKTTSCMESAMGTDVVCNKPELLDRVMGDHDLVRDVLRSLVDNGTQRIETIKTYLTSGDAQAVGEEAHGLKGAALNCSCPHLAETARKMEDAGRNNDLDALRSLLPRLERDFTAVYDLVARSSF; translated from the coding sequence CCGACGAGATCATGGCCGTGTTCGACAGCACCCCGGCCCTGCTCTGCGTCCTGGACGACGAACAACGCATCCTGTTCGCCAACCGGGCCATGCGCGACTTCTTGGACATGAGCGTCGAAGACCTGCACCTCGGCCGGGCCTGCGGCGCGTTCGGATGCATCAGGGCCCAGGAGCACCCGCGAGGTTGCGGATACGGCGAGAGCTGCGCCGTTTGCGAGCTGAATAACGCCATGCAGAGCACGCTCCAAACCGGTATCTCGTTTCAGGACATCGAATTCCGGACCACGCTGGTCAGCGGCGAGGGCCATAGGGACATGGTCCTGCTGGGGGCCACGGCCCGGCTGATGGTGGACAACCAGAGCAGACTCCTGCTGACCTTGTCCGACATTACCGACCGACACCGGATGGAACGGAACCTGCGCGAGACCCAGGAGCGTTTTCAGACCCTGTTCCATGCCAGCCCCAACCCGCTGATCCTGACCCGAATGAAAGACGGCGAAATCATTGAAACCAATGAGGCCTTCATGGCCCTGAGCGGCTTCAGTCGCCACGAAATCCAGGGAAAGACCACGCTGGGATTGAATATTTGGGAACATCCCGAACAGCGTGACATGTTCCTGGAATTGCTGCGAAAAAATGGAGCATGCTCCCACTTTGAAGCCAGTTTTCGGATGAAAAACCAAAAGAGGCTCACCGGACTGATGTTCGCCAGGATGATTCATTTTCATGGAGAACCGCACATTTTTTCAGCGGTCCAGGACATCAGTGAACGGGTCGCGGCCCGCGAGCAAATCCAGTACCAGATCGACCTGCAGCACCTGCTCATGGACCTTTCCCTGCTCTTCCTGAACGTGCCCATGGATTTCCTGGACGAGGCCCTGCAGGAAGCCCTGGCCCGGGTAGGAGCGTTTTCCAAGACTGATCGCGTTTATATTTTCTCCTACGATTATCAGCAGCAAACCATGCGCAACACCCATGAATGGAGTGCCCCGGAGATTAAGCCTGAAATCAACAACCTCCAAAACGTCTCGTTCGACGAAGCACCGAACCAGGTCAACCACCACCGATCCGGGAAACCATTTTACATCAACGACGTGAGCGCCATGCCCGAAACCGACCCGTTGCGAAAGCATCTGGCGGACCAAGACATCCTCTCCGTGCTCTCGTTACCGTTGTTGAACGGACAAGAGTGCATCGGATTCGTTGGCTTCGACTCGGTCCAGCGTCGGAGGGAGTGGTCGGCCACGGAGATCAAATTGTTCATGGTCCTGGCGGAACTCCTGGTCAACGTCATCCGGCGCAAACGTCGAGAGGAAGAGTTGAAAACGGCCAGGGCCGAAGCGGAACGGGCCAATATCGCCAAAAGCCGCTTTTTGGCCACCATGAGTCACGAAATCCGTACACCCATGAACGGCGTGGTGGGCATGACCGAATTGCTCCTGGATACGGAGTTGAACGAGGAACAGTCCGAATACGCCCAGGTGATCCATGCCAGCGGCGAAGCCCTGCTCAGGCTGATAAACGACATCCTGGACTTCTCCAAAATCGAGGCCGACAAGCTGGAACTCGAAAAAGTGCCTTTTTCCCTGCCCGAGGTTCTGGACGCGACGGTGAACATGCTGGCCGTGACGGCCCAGACGAAAGGCCTGCACCTCGGCTGGCAAATACATGACGACGTGTCCATCGCCCTTGTGGGCGACCCCCTGCGCCTACGCCAGATTCTGCTCAATCTGTGCGGGAATGCCGTGAAATTTACGGAAAAGGGAGAAGTGAGGATTGAGGTTGAAGAGGTTCAGGGAGAGGTTCACGGTTCACGGTTCAACGGTTCAACGGTTGAAAAAACGACGGACGGTGTTGACGTAGGGGCGAAAAATATTTTGCCCGACGGTGTCGCGCCAAATACAACACATACCGGCGACACCACGGACCCAACCGTGAACCGTGAACCATTAATCCGTGAACCCAATACCCTACAGTTCCGCTTCAATGTTCACGACACGGGCCCGGGCATCCCCGCGGACAAGCTCCAGCTCCTGTTTCAATGCTTCCAGCAGGTGGACGCCTCCACAACCCGACAATTCGGCGGCACCGGCCTCGGATTGGCCATCTCCAAGCGTTTGGCGGAAAAGATGGACGGAAAAATCGGCGTGGAAAGCACTGAAGGCCGGGGCTCCACCTTCTGGTTCACGGCTCGGTTCGGCAAGCAACCCGGATCATGCGCCTCCGAAAGCCCGAGCCGAACCATGCTTCGAGAAGTACGCCCGCCCGAACAAACGGAACAGATTCCTCAAGTTCAGCCGGGCCTCCGCGTCTTGCTGGTGGAGGACAACCCGGTCAACCAACTCGTGGCCCGGAAGATGTTGCAAAAAATAGGCATTTTCCCGGATACAGCGAACAATGGACAAGAAGCCGTGGTCGCCGTGAAAAAGCAGGTCTACGATCTGGTGGTCATGGATATCGAAATGCCGATCATGGATGGGCTGGAGGCGACGGGAAAAATAAGAAGTCAGGAGTCAGAAGCCAGAAGTCAGAGTTCCGACCCCCAGGTCTCAGGTTTCAACCCTCAGCCCTCCCATCGGCGTACGCCGATCATTGCCCTGACCGCCCACGCCGTGCATGGAGACCGGGAACGATTCCTGGCCGCGGGTTTCGACGACTACCTGACCAAACCTCTGCGATTCGAGGCCTTGCACGAAACCGTGATCAAATGGATGCAACCGACAAGTTCGTCCGACGGGCCTCTTTCGAAGACCACATCCTGCATGGAGTCGGCCATGGGAACCGACGTTGTCTGCAACAAGCCGGAACTCTTGGACCGGGTCATGGGGGATCACGACTTGGTTCGGGATGTTCTGCGCTCTTTGGTGGACAACGGAACTCAGCGGATCGAGACCATCAAGACCTACCTGACCAGTGGCGACGCCCAGGCCGTCGGCGAGGAAGCCCACGGCCTCAAGGGCGCGGCCTTGAACTGCAGCTGCCCGCACTTGGCCGAAACTGCCCGAAAAATGGAGGACGCGGGTCGAAACAACGACCTCGACGCGCTTCGAAGCCTGCTTCCACGGTTGGAGCGGGACTTCACGGCGGTGTACGATCTGGTGGCGCGCTCGTCCTTCTAA